Proteins from one Algicella marina genomic window:
- the hmgA gene encoding homogentisate 1,2-dioxygenase, whose product MNDQSRISGLTRMSGISALHEGYMPGFGNDFETEALPGALPEGRNSPQKCAYGLYGEQLSGTAFTAPSHQNERTWCYRIRPSVKHTGRFRRIDMPYWKSAPHVLEDVTSLGQYRWDPVPHSQETLTWLTGMRTMTTAGDVYTQAGMASHIYLVTASMEDAYFYSADSELLVVPQDGQLRFCTELGVIEIAVGEIVILPRGLVYRVEVIDGPARGFVCENYGQKFALPGRGPIGANCMANRRDFKVPVAAFEDRDADSTVTVKWQGQFHETRIGHSPLDVVAWHGNYAPVKYDLNTYCPVGAILFDHPDPSIFTVLTAPSGVEGTANIDFVLFRDRWMVAENTFRPPWYHKNVMSELMGNIYGQYDAKPKGFVPGGMSLHNMMLPHGPDKDAFEGASNADLKPGKLENTMSFMFETRFPQHLTEFAAKEAPLQDDYIDCWNGLKKHFNGTPEGM is encoded by the coding sequence ATGAACGATCAGAGCAGGATTTCAGGTTTGACCCGGATGTCGGGAATTTCCGCCCTTCACGAAGGCTACATGCCCGGATTTGGGAATGACTTCGAGACCGAGGCGCTGCCGGGCGCATTGCCAGAAGGGCGAAACAGCCCTCAGAAATGTGCTTATGGCCTGTACGGCGAGCAGCTTTCCGGCACGGCTTTCACTGCACCAAGCCACCAGAACGAGCGGACATGGTGCTATCGGATCCGGCCGTCCGTAAAGCACACTGGACGGTTCCGGCGGATCGACATGCCGTATTGGAAATCGGCACCGCATGTTTTGGAAGATGTCACGTCGCTCGGCCAATATCGCTGGGATCCTGTGCCGCATAGTCAGGAGACCCTGACGTGGCTAACGGGCATGCGAACAATGACGACCGCAGGCGATGTCTACACACAGGCGGGAATGGCGAGCCATATCTATCTCGTCACGGCGTCGATGGAGGACGCCTATTTCTATTCTGCCGACAGTGAATTGCTGGTGGTGCCGCAGGATGGACAGTTGAGGTTTTGTACCGAGCTTGGGGTAATCGAGATCGCCGTGGGCGAAATCGTCATTCTGCCGCGCGGTCTGGTGTACAGGGTGGAAGTTATCGACGGGCCGGCGCGCGGTTTCGTATGCGAGAACTATGGCCAGAAGTTCGCCTTGCCCGGTCGTGGACCGATCGGCGCAAACTGCATGGCCAACCGTCGCGACTTCAAGGTGCCTGTGGCGGCATTCGAAGACCGGGACGCGGATAGTACCGTTACTGTCAAATGGCAGGGCCAGTTTCACGAGACACGGATCGGCCATTCACCGCTGGACGTGGTCGCATGGCATGGCAATTATGCGCCGGTAAAGTATGACCTGAACACCTATTGTCCGGTAGGAGCCATACTCTTCGACCACCCGGACCCATCTATATTCACCGTGCTGACGGCACCTTCCGGGGTGGAGGGCACAGCTAACATCGACTTCGTCTTGTTTCGCGATCGATGGATGGTGGCGGAAAATACGTTCCGTCCGCCGTGGTACCACAAGAACGTCATGTCTGAACTGATGGGCAATATCTATGGCCAATACGATGCCAAACCAAAGGGTTTCGTCCCCGGTGGCATGAGTTTGCACAATATGATGTTGCCGCATGGGCCAGATAAAGATGCGTTCGAAGGAGCAAGCAACGCGGACTTGAAACCGGGCAAGCTGGAAAACACCATGTCATTCATGTTCGAGACACGGTTTCCGCAGCACCTCACGGAATTCGCTGCGAAGGAAGCGCCGTTGCAGGATGATTACATCGACTGCTGGAACGGATTGAAGAAGCATTTCAACGGCACGCCGGAGGGGATGTGA
- a CDS encoding MarR family winged helix-turn-helix transcriptional regulator encodes MTDPVEPFDLTDFTPYLLNIAAEVESLEFSATYKSRYGMTRPEWRVLFHIGRYGDMTAKDIGIRARIHKTKISRAVRALEEKRFLTRRTLPDDRRFELLSLRPPGRTAYLDLANAAAAFETALVARLGQRDAKTLKRVLRKLADHGDSE; translated from the coding sequence ATGACCGACCCCGTCGAACCCTTCGATCTGACAGATTTCACGCCCTATTTGCTTAACATTGCGGCCGAGGTTGAAAGCCTCGAGTTCTCGGCAACCTACAAATCCCGCTATGGAATGACCCGACCGGAATGGCGCGTCCTCTTCCACATCGGTCGCTACGGTGACATGACGGCCAAGGACATCGGCATCCGCGCTCGCATCCACAAGACCAAGATATCCCGCGCTGTCCGGGCACTGGAAGAGAAACGTTTCCTGACGAGGCGGACATTGCCCGATGATCGCCGCTTTGAGTTGCTCAGTCTTCGTCCGCCCGGTCGCACCGCATACCTTGATCTTGCAAATGCGGCAGCCGCCTTTGAGACGGCCCTTGTCGCACGCCTCGGCCAACGAGATGCCAAGACATTGAAACGGGTACTACGCAAACTGGCAGATCATGGTGACAGTGAATAG
- a CDS encoding FAD/NAD(P)-binding protein gives MEVETGNSDVAIIGMGPRGLGALEALASSLAKSGTRLGIDIFDPEEKLGAGPNFRPDESPLCLLNIPVRAVDIDPHDPSLCEVDFASFLNLPHDSDHYPARAHLGAYLEMRFDELSSSEVLHLRHIATEIETLEQDASGWWLQSRGGRYGPYREVLLTPGQPQSEPDPQLSTWQDHAAATGKDLLPAYPARDLLSAAHQWQGKNIAIRGLGLSTHDVLRMLTTGVGGRFEDGSYIPSGAEPARILPFSLNGHPAFPKPDGAAQDALYDPTEAETEIFEAALREAVGKSSDDALRIATAPLVAPVQRILSALSGDGDAEHWLAAERQEPGSLETDGPTETLRHGIAMAEGRQPPTPGYAAGQVWRKWQNALRRGFNSPPFSPATAETIIGFDEALKRYSYGPPVESSRELLILVEAGLVHLWAADDPDIETTTDGWSLTENGGTVTVSAMIDAVLPSPDISIITQPLLRSLIDDGLVRPVRDGLGAQIESDGQLVGRDGNTRDGLCLLGRMALGSIIAVDSIHDCFGDATRRWANGVVSRIG, from the coding sequence ATGGAAGTCGAAACTGGAAATAGCGACGTCGCTATCATCGGCATGGGTCCGCGCGGCCTCGGAGCGCTGGAAGCATTGGCCAGTTCGCTCGCGAAAAGCGGAACCCGCCTTGGGATAGACATCTTCGATCCTGAGGAAAAACTTGGGGCCGGTCCCAATTTTCGCCCAGATGAGTCCCCACTCTGCCTGCTCAACATTCCCGTCCGTGCGGTAGACATCGACCCGCACGATCCTTCACTTTGCGAAGTCGACTTTGCCAGTTTTCTGAACTTGCCGCACGACAGCGACCATTACCCTGCACGGGCCCACCTCGGAGCCTACCTCGAGATGCGATTTGATGAGCTTTCATCCAGCGAAGTCCTCCACCTAAGGCACATCGCAACCGAGATCGAGACGCTGGAACAGGATGCCTCGGGCTGGTGGCTTCAGTCGCGCGGAGGGCGCTACGGCCCCTACCGCGAGGTGTTGCTTACCCCCGGTCAGCCACAGTCTGAGCCTGATCCCCAACTCTCCACATGGCAGGATCACGCTGCGGCAACCGGCAAGGATCTCCTACCCGCCTACCCGGCGCGCGACTTGCTTTCCGCCGCCCATCAATGGCAGGGCAAGAACATCGCCATCCGTGGCTTGGGTCTTTCAACTCATGACGTATTGAGAATGCTGACAACAGGCGTTGGCGGCAGGTTCGAGGATGGCAGCTATATCCCTTCCGGCGCGGAGCCCGCCCGCATCCTGCCCTTCTCCCTTAACGGTCACCCGGCTTTTCCGAAACCGGACGGTGCAGCGCAGGACGCCTTGTACGACCCGACTGAGGCCGAAACCGAAATATTCGAGGCCGCCCTCCGTGAGGCCGTCGGCAAATCCAGCGATGACGCGCTACGCATTGCCACCGCACCGCTCGTGGCCCCGGTTCAGCGCATTCTTTCCGCCCTGAGCGGCGATGGCGACGCGGAACACTGGTTGGCAGCAGAGCGACAGGAACCGGGCAGCCTTGAAACGGACGGCCCCACAGAAACCCTACGCCACGGTATCGCCATGGCCGAGGGTCGCCAGCCGCCAACACCCGGCTACGCCGCCGGGCAAGTCTGGCGGAAGTGGCAGAACGCCCTGCGCCGCGGCTTCAACTCCCCACCCTTTTCGCCAGCAACAGCAGAGACGATCATAGGCTTCGACGAGGCCCTCAAGCGTTACTCCTACGGCCCGCCCGTCGAGTCGTCGCGCGAGTTGCTCATCCTCGTCGAAGCGGGACTCGTCCATCTCTGGGCGGCCGATGATCCGGACATCGAAACCACCACCGATGGCTGGTCCCTGACCGAGAACGGCGGCACTGTCACTGTCTCGGCAATGATTGATGCCGTCCTGCCCTCACCAGACATTTCTATCATCACCCAACCGCTCCTGCGCAGCCTCATCGACGATGGTCTGGTTCGCCCTGTTCGTGACGGTCTCGGCGCACAGATCGAAAGTGACGGCCAACTCGTCGGCCGCGACGGAAATACCCGCGACGGTCTCTGCCTGCTTGGCCGCATGGCGCTCGGCAGCATTATCGCGGTCGACTCGATCCATGACTGCTTCGGCGACGCAACCCGCCGCTGGGCCAACGGGGTCGTCTCGCGCATCGGTTGA
- a CDS encoding cytochrome P450 translates to MPATTAPLVDPAILAQAPHNEFAALRPHHAVISLGERQYMALRATDVQRLLKDDRTIQVEGSTFCQLQSIPDGATRRLLSDFFLLSNGKPHRDRRGLFARTFAYSAMQSETARIRSIADQIVFSLPRNTSFDFVDTMAAQVPAKMTAALLGLPEVTVPYFTHAAYSISRAVSPIYPIDIHGEIEQATSELFGFVEDQLHERIQTPKDDLLTGLVADWQEHRNLSFESLVHQILGLIVGGTDTTRAAFAVLVYLLLERPDQWQAVQSDPSLIPGAVAEALRYEPSVGSITRFTVVDIQIGDTMVPKGSLLRLSTMSAMRDPALYADPERFDIRREDHPRLHTVFGDGPHRCIGEMLARIELQESLTALIAGAPGITLEAPPQLIGFGGIRQITPMITRIPA, encoded by the coding sequence ATGCCTGCAACGACCGCGCCGCTGGTCGATCCCGCCATCCTTGCACAGGCGCCTCACAACGAGTTCGCGGCCCTTCGACCGCACCATGCCGTCATCAGTCTCGGGGAGCGTCAATACATGGCTTTGCGCGCCACCGATGTACAGCGGCTGCTGAAGGATGACCGTACCATCCAGGTGGAAGGCAGCACCTTTTGCCAACTTCAGAGTATCCCCGACGGCGCGACACGCCGCCTGCTCAGCGATTTCTTTCTGCTGTCAAACGGCAAGCCGCATAGGGACCGGCGTGGGTTGTTTGCCCGGACCTTTGCCTACAGCGCCATGCAGTCTGAAACCGCCAGAATCCGCAGCATCGCCGATCAGATAGTATTCAGCCTCCCGCGCAACACATCCTTTGATTTCGTGGACACCATGGCGGCACAAGTTCCCGCCAAAATGACCGCTGCGCTTCTGGGCCTGCCTGAAGTCACCGTCCCCTATTTCACCCATGCCGCCTATTCCATCTCCCGCGCAGTGTCACCAATTTACCCAATCGATATTCATGGAGAGATCGAGCAGGCGACATCAGAACTCTTCGGCTTTGTTGAGGATCAGTTGCATGAGCGGATACAAACTCCGAAGGACGACCTGCTTACCGGCCTCGTCGCGGACTGGCAGGAACATCGAAACCTTTCCTTTGAGTCTCTCGTTCACCAGATTCTCGGCCTGATCGTCGGTGGCACCGATACGACAAGAGCGGCCTTTGCTGTGCTTGTATATCTTCTGCTGGAAAGGCCTGATCAATGGCAGGCGGTCCAGTCAGACCCGTCACTGATCCCTGGGGCCGTCGCCGAAGCGTTGCGGTACGAACCTTCCGTAGGTTCCATAACCCGCTTCACGGTTGTCGATATCCAAATCGGTGACACAATGGTGCCCAAGGGCTCGCTCCTGCGTCTCAGCACCATGTCGGCGATGCGCGATCCCGCACTCTACGCCGACCCGGAACGTTTCGACATACGTCGAGAGGATCATCCGCGCCTGCACACGGTCTTCGGTGATGGCCCACACCGCTGCATAGGTGAAATGCTGGCTCGGATCGAGTTGCAGGAAAGCCTTACAGCCCTCATTGCCGGCGCCCCCGGCATCACTCTCGAAGCACCACCACAACTTATCGGCTTTGGCGGTATCCGCCAGATCACCCCGATGATCACCCGCATCCCGGCCTGA
- a CDS encoding STAS domain-containing protein, whose product MQVQFAQTRDTTIVHIEGPMNLLAAGHLYERLLFALPRGSDNFIVDLAAVPSATRAGLRGIIVAAKLMQRRRGQMLISGANANVTALLRGCGIDNLLKFEPTLDAAAARLCEEASHRHVLLRLSDDRSQGARPQINQPLAAIG is encoded by the coding sequence ATGCAAGTCCAGTTCGCCCAAACCCGCGATACGACTATCGTCCACATCGAAGGTCCGATGAACCTACTGGCCGCCGGCCATCTCTACGAACGGCTGCTCTTCGCCCTGCCCCGTGGCAGCGACAACTTCATCGTCGACTTGGCAGCCGTGCCCTCGGCAACCCGCGCAGGTCTCCGTGGCATCATTGTCGCCGCCAAGCTGATGCAGCGTCGAAGAGGGCAGATGCTGATCTCCGGCGCCAACGCCAACGTCACCGCTCTCCTTCGTGGATGCGGTATCGACAATCTCCTGAAGTTCGAGCCGACCCTCGACGCCGCCGCCGCACGGTTGTGCGAGGAAGCATCGCATCGCCATGTCCTGCTTCGGCTATCCGATGACCGGTCGCAGGGTGCCAGACCTCAAATCAACCAACCCCTTGCCGCCATCGGCTGA
- a CDS encoding DUF1127 domain-containing protein: MSIVAISNTGPSRPLPKPRSVFSRFLAILVEYDRQQREAEKLRQMSDWMLDDIGLTRDQVGYPRKFLPFG; the protein is encoded by the coding sequence GTGTCTATCGTAGCGATTTCCAATACCGGGCCGTCACGCCCTCTCCCTAAGCCGCGTTCTGTCTTCAGCCGCTTCCTGGCCATCCTCGTGGAGTATGACCGGCAGCAGCGCGAGGCAGAAAAACTGCGCCAAATGTCCGACTGGATGCTGGACGATATCGGCCTCACCCGTGATCAGGTTGGCTATCCGCGGAAGTTCCTGCCCTTCGGCTGA
- a CDS encoding glycosyltransferase, protein MLKANRGERGGLVITRKYMEGAAEFAKTWPGPVTSLFEVSPTRTTDLDHIEVTPDEMGTGIEERPGNLDALADRVRNSAGALTYLCREEGPTAKMFHRIGVPLVFTSEYSHRTERQIINATTANPILRIRRKHWMWNAQRSCRASLRISAGLQCSGTPTYRQFHNIKPDALLFFDNRVRTTDVISEVNLERKAGVLAAKRPLRLVFGGRLISMKGVRYLPLVAEALRRRHIPFTMEIYGNGPLEQKLRNDIATRELGGCVMLRGALDFRTGWTAALRDGADLFVCCHPQGDPSSTYPEVMSCGVPIVGFGNEAFEGVVDTSGSGFVTPLGDVEALAARIAQLHSDRNALIEAARVARGFALENSFEVTFRRRMEHMIACSRLA, encoded by the coding sequence ATGCTGAAGGCGAACCGGGGCGAGCGTGGCGGCTTGGTTATTACTCGAAAGTACATGGAAGGCGCTGCGGAGTTTGCAAAGACCTGGCCGGGGCCGGTGACGTCTCTTTTTGAAGTTTCGCCGACACGAACCACGGATCTTGATCATATCGAGGTGACGCCCGATGAAATGGGTACGGGAATAGAAGAACGGCCTGGCAACCTCGACGCACTGGCGGATCGGGTGCGCAATTCGGCCGGAGCGCTGACGTATCTCTGCCGCGAGGAAGGACCTACGGCAAAGATGTTTCATCGGATTGGCGTACCACTGGTGTTTACCAGCGAGTATTCCCACAGGACGGAACGGCAGATCATCAATGCGACGACCGCCAACCCGATACTGCGCATCCGGCGTAAACATTGGATGTGGAACGCGCAGCGCTCCTGCAGGGCATCGTTGCGGATATCTGCGGGGTTGCAATGTTCAGGCACGCCGACTTATCGGCAATTTCACAACATCAAGCCGGATGCGCTGTTGTTTTTCGACAATCGGGTTCGCACGACAGATGTCATTTCCGAGGTGAACCTGGAAAGAAAAGCCGGGGTACTGGCGGCAAAACGCCCGTTGCGACTGGTGTTCGGTGGGCGGTTAATATCCATGAAGGGGGTACGTTATCTGCCCTTGGTGGCAGAGGCTCTGCGGCGTCGGCATATTCCGTTCACGATGGAAATCTACGGCAACGGACCGCTGGAACAGAAGTTGCGGAATGACATTGCTACACGCGAACTCGGTGGTTGCGTCATGCTGCGCGGAGCACTGGATTTTCGGACAGGCTGGACGGCGGCGTTGCGGGATGGGGCCGATCTTTTCGTCTGCTGCCATCCGCAGGGCGACCCGTCGAGTACATACCCGGAAGTCATGTCCTGTGGTGTGCCGATTGTCGGCTTCGGGAACGAGGCGTTCGAAGGGGTGGTCGATACATCGGGCAGCGGCTTCGTAACGCCATTGGGAGACGTGGAGGCGCTGGCGGCACGGATCGCGCAATTGCACTCTGACCGGAACGCACTGATCGAAGCCGCGCGCGTGGCACGCGGCTTCGCACTGGAGAATTCTTTCGAAGTGACGTTCCGGCGAAGGATGGAGCACATGATCGCTTGCTCCCGCCTAGCTTAA
- a CDS encoding DegT/DnrJ/EryC1/StrS family aminotransferase: protein MFEQGKAMTPDDDSGTGDVRLVRPSLPPLADLQPYLEKIWDSRWLTNAGPLHGRLEAALCDYLGVEHLALVGNATLGLVAAMKVAESQQGMSAAGEVITTPFTFVATANAIRFAGHEPVFADIDPFTLNLSPAAVEPLITERTRAILAVHAFGVPCDVDGLEALGRKHGIPVIYDAAHAFGVRHRGQGLAAFGDYSVLSFHATKVFNTFEGGAVVCQDAAAKRRLDQFSNNGFESETEIALVGLNAKMSELHAAVGLAQLPYVGAEIKRRAEVTARYCAAFREVDGIRCICPENAEGHNYYAMPILLGEAYPLNRDQLWLRMKEAGIVTRRYFHPLVCDMEGYRDLPSGGKGRLSAARAIAERILCLPLYPDIGRADQQRVIDRIRQFGR from the coding sequence ATGTTTGAACAGGGCAAGGCGATGACTCCGGACGACGACAGTGGGACGGGGGATGTAAGGCTTGTTCGCCCCAGTCTGCCGCCGCTGGCCGACTTGCAGCCGTATCTCGAAAAAATCTGGGACAGCCGCTGGCTTACCAATGCCGGACCTCTGCACGGACGCTTGGAGGCTGCGCTGTGCGACTATCTCGGGGTAGAGCATCTGGCGCTGGTGGGAAACGCTACGCTGGGACTGGTCGCCGCGATGAAAGTGGCGGAGAGCCAGCAGGGCATGAGCGCGGCGGGTGAGGTGATCACCACGCCGTTTACCTTTGTGGCGACGGCGAATGCTATCCGCTTTGCCGGGCACGAGCCGGTATTTGCCGATATCGACCCGTTTACGCTGAACCTTTCGCCAGCGGCAGTTGAACCATTGATCACCGAGCGCACACGGGCAATCCTCGCCGTGCATGCCTTCGGGGTGCCATGCGATGTGGACGGGCTGGAGGCATTGGGCCGGAAGCACGGCATTCCGGTGATCTATGACGCTGCGCACGCGTTCGGGGTGCGGCATCGCGGGCAGGGGTTGGCAGCTTTCGGCGACTACTCGGTACTCAGCTTCCACGCGACCAAGGTCTTCAATACGTTCGAGGGCGGCGCCGTCGTTTGCCAGGATGCGGCTGCGAAGCGGCGGCTGGACCAGTTCAGCAACAACGGATTCGAGAGCGAGACAGAGATCGCGCTTGTGGGGCTCAACGCGAAGATGAGCGAGCTGCATGCGGCTGTTGGGCTTGCGCAATTGCCTTATGTCGGCGCGGAAATCAAAAGGCGGGCCGAGGTGACGGCGCGATATTGCGCTGCATTTCGGGAGGTGGACGGTATCAGATGCATATGTCCGGAAAATGCCGAGGGGCACAATTATTATGCTATGCCCATCCTGCTTGGCGAGGCTTATCCGCTGAACAGAGACCAGTTGTGGCTGCGGATGAAGGAGGCCGGGATCGTGACACGACGTTACTTCCATCCGCTGGTCTGCGACATGGAGGGATATCGCGACTTGCCGTCTGGTGGAAAAGGCAGACTGAGTGCGGCGCGGGCCATCGCGGAGCGCATCTTGTGCCTGCCTCTTTACCCGGACATCGGCCGTGCCGATCAGCAACGGGTGATAGACAGGATACGGCAGTTCGGTCGTTGA
- a CDS encoding malonate--CoA ligase, which translates to MTNPLYDSLFGVHAGKESVFLHLADAQTLTHAEFVTRAAQFAHALTELGAVAGDRVAMQVEKCADALAVYAACVQAGLIFLPLNTAYTGDELGYFIANSGARVFVCEAARLEELQSAAGEPTRLIALSGAASLAELADRAPTTFKTVARQPDDLAAFLYTSGTTGRSKGAMLSQRNLLSNSQVLVDYWRFTEDDVLLHALPIFHTHGLFVATNVSLLAGGSMIFLPKFDINEMIRLMPQATTMMGVPTFYTRLLGDPRFDGDLTGHMRLFVSGSAPLLSETHVQFEERTGHRILERYGMTETNMNTSNPYEGERRAGTVGLPLPGVELKITDPASGKTLAEGEIGQIEVRGDNVFQGYWQMPEKTAEELRADGFFITGDLGRIGPDGYVEIVGRNKDLIISGGYNIYPKEIETVLDESPDVLESAVIGVPHADFGESVVAVLVPAAGTAPDIEALDALISTRLARFKHPRRYELLDALPRNAMGKVQKAALRQKFS; encoded by the coding sequence ATGACCAACCCACTGTACGATAGTCTGTTCGGCGTACACGCGGGCAAGGAGAGCGTGTTTCTGCATCTAGCGGATGCGCAGACGCTGACCCACGCAGAGTTCGTGACGCGGGCGGCGCAATTTGCGCATGCATTGACAGAGCTAGGCGCGGTTGCCGGCGACAGGGTGGCAATGCAGGTTGAGAAATGTGCCGATGCACTGGCTGTCTATGCGGCCTGCGTGCAGGCGGGTTTGATTTTTCTGCCTCTGAACACTGCATATACCGGCGACGAACTGGGCTATTTCATAGCCAACAGTGGCGCGAGAGTCTTCGTTTGCGAGGCGGCACGTCTGGAAGAGTTGCAGTCGGCGGCAGGTGAGCCTACGCGCCTCATCGCGCTTTCAGGTGCGGCATCGCTGGCAGAGTTGGCGGACAGGGCGCCGACCACATTCAAGACTGTCGCGCGACAGCCGGATGACCTTGCTGCGTTTCTTTACACTTCCGGTACGACGGGACGTTCAAAGGGGGCGATGCTGAGCCAGCGCAATCTGCTCTCGAACTCGCAGGTCCTGGTAGATTACTGGCGATTCACTGAAGATGACGTTCTGCTTCACGCTTTGCCGATCTTCCACACACACGGGCTGTTCGTGGCAACGAACGTCTCGCTGCTGGCTGGCGGCTCAATGATTTTCCTACCGAAGTTCGACATCAACGAGATGATCCGGCTGATGCCGCAGGCCACCACCATGATGGGCGTGCCGACCTTCTATACACGGCTACTGGGCGATCCACGCTTCGATGGGGACCTGACGGGGCATATGCGGTTGTTCGTTTCCGGCTCTGCGCCGCTTTTGTCGGAAACGCACGTGCAGTTCGAGGAACGCACGGGCCATCGCATCCTGGAGCGATACGGGATGACCGAAACGAACATGAACACCTCCAACCCTTATGAGGGCGAGCGGCGAGCCGGGACCGTCGGGCTTCCGTTGCCGGGCGTGGAATTGAAGATCACCGATCCTGCATCAGGGAAAACACTGGCGGAAGGGGAGATCGGACAGATCGAGGTGCGTGGAGACAACGTGTTTCAGGGCTACTGGCAGATGCCGGAGAAGACGGCCGAGGAATTGCGCGCGGACGGTTTTTTCATCACCGGGGATCTCGGGCGGATCGGTCCGGACGGTTATGTGGAGATCGTGGGACGTAACAAGGATCTGATCATCTCTGGCGGCTACAACATCTATCCCAAGGAGATAGAGACCGTGCTGGATGAGTCCCCGGATGTGCTGGAAAGCGCAGTCATCGGTGTGCCACATGCCGACTTCGGGGAGAGTGTGGTGGCGGTGTTGGTTCCGGCGGCTGGCACAGCGCCCGACATTGAGGCGCTGGACGCATTGATCTCGACGCGGTTGGCCCGCTTCAAGCATCCGCGACGTTACGAATTGCTGGATGCACTGCCGCGCAACGCAATGGGCAAGGTGCAGAAGGCGGCGTTGCGGCAGAAGTTTTCCTGA
- a CDS encoding TRAP transporter large permease, with translation MDPLLLGGLVALVTILVLFSGVSVAMGLLIVSAGFLIVFDGMRSLELMPEILFGKLDNFALLSIPMFIIMGASIASTRAGADLYEALERWLTRVPGGLVISNLGACALFAAMSGSSPATCAAIGKMGIPEMRKRGYPDGVAAGSIAAGGTLGILIPPSVTMIVYGIATETSIGRLFLAGVFPGLMLVMLFMAWSLYSTWKSGDTGVLSQRSYSWREKFEILPRVLPFLAIIIGVLYAMYGGVATPSETAAVGALLCLVIAVVIYKLWHPRALWVVLRDSTKESVMILFIIAAAGVFSYMLSSLFITQSIAEWIGTLDVNRWVLMGAINVFLLIAGFFLPPVAVILMAAPILLPIITTAGFDPIWFAVVLTINMEIGLISPPVGLNLYVINGIAPDISLKTILLGSLPFVACMVLGIVLLCLFPGIATWLPNAVMGGAI, from the coding sequence ATGGACCCGTTACTTTTGGGCGGTCTGGTTGCGCTCGTCACCATCCTGGTGTTGTTTTCAGGCGTATCGGTCGCCATGGGATTGCTGATCGTTTCGGCGGGATTTCTGATCGTGTTCGACGGCATGCGCTCTCTGGAACTGATGCCTGAAATCCTGTTCGGAAAGCTGGATAACTTTGCGCTGCTTTCCATCCCGATGTTCATCATCATGGGTGCCTCCATTGCCTCTACGCGTGCTGGAGCCGACCTGTACGAGGCACTCGAGCGTTGGCTGACGCGGGTTCCGGGCGGCTTGGTGATTTCCAACCTCGGGGCCTGTGCATTGTTCGCTGCGATGTCCGGCTCCAGTCCGGCGACCTGCGCTGCAATTGGCAAGATGGGCATTCCGGAGATGCGTAAGCGTGGCTATCCCGACGGAGTGGCGGCCGGGTCTATCGCGGCGGGTGGCACACTGGGCATCCTGATCCCACCATCCGTCACCATGATTGTCTACGGCATTGCAACCGAGACTTCGATCGGACGGCTGTTTCTGGCAGGTGTTTTTCCCGGGCTGATGCTGGTGATGCTGTTCATGGCATGGTCGCTCTACTCCACATGGAAGTCGGGCGATACAGGTGTACTCTCTCAGCGTAGCTACAGCTGGCGGGAGAAGTTCGAGATTCTGCCACGGGTGCTGCCGTTCCTCGCCATCATCATTGGTGTGCTATACGCAATGTATGGCGGTGTTGCCACGCCATCGGAGACTGCCGCTGTGGGGGCGCTCTTGTGCCTGGTGATCGCGGTCGTGATATACAAGCTTTGGCACCCGCGGGCACTGTGGGTGGTGCTGCGGGACAGCACCAAGGAAAGCGTGATGATCCTGTTCATCATCGCCGCCGCGGGTGTGTTTTCCTACATGCTCTCGAGCCTGTTCATCACGCAATCCATCGCCGAATGGATCGGCACGCTGGACGTAAACCGCTGGGTGCTGATGGGGGCGATTAACGTCTTCCTGCTGATCGCAGGGTTCTTTCTGCCGCCGGTGGCGGTGATCCTGATGGCGGCGCCCATCCTGTTGCCGATCATCACAACGGCGGGATTCGATCCGATCTGGTTTGCCGTGGTGCTGACGATCAATATGGAAATCGGGCTGATTTCTCCGCCCGTCGGCCTGAACCTCTACGTGATCAACGGCATCGCGCCCGACATCTCGTTGAAGACTATCCTGCTCGGCTCCCTGCCGTTTGTGGCCTGCATGGTGTTGGGTATCGTGCTTTTGTGCTTGTTTCCCGGTATCGCGACATGGTTACCGAATGCGGTAATGGGCGGAGCGATCTGA